The following are encoded together in the Streptomyces sp. NBC_00341 genome:
- a CDS encoding HAMP domain-containing protein: MKKQRNGTIEVDAAALNRLLAGLVAMRDGNFRRRLTVSGDGVMAEVAAVFNEVADRNVHLTGELARVRRVVGREGKLTERLETGACEGSWAAAIDASNELVDDLARPVSEVGRVLSAVADGDLEQRMELRSHTTDETVRPLRGEFLKVARTVNNLVDQLSAFTEQVTRVAVEVGTEGKLGGQAQVRGMSGSWKDLTDSVNTMAYRLTAQVRDIALVTTAVAKGDLSRKVTVHVAGEMLQLKNTVNTMVDQLSSFSSEVTRVAREVGTEGELGGQATVPGVAGVWKDLTDSVNTMAGNLTSQVRGIAEVTTAVANGDLSQKVRVSARGEVAQLAETINQMTETLRTFADEVTRVASEVGGGGVLGGQAQVPGAAGTWKDLTDSVNTVFRNLTTQVRDIAQVTTAVASGDMTQKVTVDVAGEMLELKNTVNTMVDQLQSFGSEVTRVAREVGVEGRLGGQAEVPGAAGTWKDLTDSVNTAFRNLTGQVRDIAQVTTAVANGDLSQKVTVDVAGEMLELKNTVNTMVAQLSSFADQVTRMARDVGTEGRLGGQARVDGVSGTWKELTDSVNFMAGNLTSQVRQIAQVTTAVARGDLSQKIDVDARGEILELKNTINTMVDQLSAFAEQVTRVAREVGTDGRLGGQAQVPGVAGVWRDLTDSVNGMAGNLTAQVRNIAQVATAVARGDLSQKIDVDARGEILELKNTLNTMVDQLSNFAEQVTRVAREVGTEGILGGQAEVQGVSGTWKDLTQSVNGMANNLTLQVRNIAEVTTAVAKGDLSKKITVDAKGEILELVTTVNTMVDQLMNFGDEVTRVAREVGTEGILGGQARVRGATGIWKDLSENVNLMANNLTSQVRNISRVSSAVANGDLTKKVTVEARGEVAELADTVNTMVTTLSSFADEVTRVAREVGTEGELGGQARVPGVAGTWKDLTESVNSMASNLTGQVRQIATVTTAIAKGDLTKKIDIDARGEILELKNTINTMVDQLSSFAEQVTRVAREVGTEGQLGGQARVRGVDGTWRDLTESVNEMAGNLTRQVRAIAAVATAVTRGDLNLKIDVDAAGEIQALQGNINTMIANLRDTTATNKEQDWLKGNLARISGLMQGRRDLDDVASLIMSELTPVVSAQHGAFFLAMATGDTDALGAEGDREGAYVLRMRGSYGYSAGSMPTSFRPGETLIGTAAEEKRTIQVDNVPPGYLKISSGLGEAPPAHVIVLPVLFEGKVLGVIELASFQPFTHIQRDFLNQLAEMIATSVNTISVNTTTEKLLEQSQELTEQLRDRSQELENRQKALQASNAELEEKAELLAQQNRDIEVKNTEIEEARQVLEERAEQLAVSMRYKSEFLANMSHELRTPLNSLLILAKLLADNAEGNLSPKQVEFAETIHGAGSDLLQLINDILDLSKVEAGKMDVSPTRIALVQLVDYVEATFRPLTAEKGLDFSVRVSPELPATLHTDEQRLLQVLRNLLSNAVKFTDSGAVELVIRHAGAEVPNAIREQLLEAGSLRDADADLIAFSVTDTGIGIASSKMLVIFEAFKQADGTTSRKYGGTGLGLSISREIARLLGGEIHAASEPGRGSTFTLYLPLHPSELPPQGYPQIGPGPIEMHGAGVESGRLPEAGQGLGEGFPDFGREMGQQGSGHDQSGAAGLFRRRRKALGGSGQQPALPQAPAASQAPRSAPQEPWTPAVQEEPAVRRTFRFNGEKVLIVDDDIRNVFALTSVLEQHGLAVLYAENGREGIEVLEQHDDVTVVLMDIMMPEMDGYATTSAIRRMPQFAGLPIVALTAKAMKGDREKAIESGASDYVTKPVDPDHLLSVMEGWMRGE, encoded by the coding sequence GTGAAGAAGCAGCGCAATGGAACCATCGAAGTCGACGCCGCAGCGCTCAACAGACTGCTGGCCGGTCTGGTGGCCATGCGTGACGGTAATTTCCGCAGGCGCCTGACCGTCTCCGGCGATGGTGTGATGGCGGAGGTCGCCGCCGTCTTCAATGAGGTCGCGGACCGCAATGTCCACCTCACGGGTGAGCTCGCCCGGGTTCGGCGGGTCGTCGGACGGGAGGGCAAGCTCACCGAGCGGCTGGAGACCGGCGCCTGTGAAGGGTCCTGGGCCGCCGCGATCGACGCCTCCAACGAGCTCGTCGACGACCTCGCGCGCCCCGTCTCCGAGGTCGGGCGGGTGCTGTCGGCGGTGGCCGACGGTGACCTGGAGCAGCGGATGGAGCTCCGCTCGCACACCACCGACGAGACGGTACGGCCGCTGCGGGGCGAGTTCCTGAAGGTCGCCCGTACGGTCAACAACCTCGTCGACCAGCTGTCGGCGTTCACCGAGCAGGTGACGCGGGTCGCGGTCGAGGTGGGGACCGAGGGCAAGCTCGGCGGGCAGGCCCAGGTGCGCGGCATGTCCGGGTCCTGGAAGGACCTCACGGACTCCGTGAACACCATGGCGTACCGGCTGACGGCGCAGGTGCGGGACATCGCCCTGGTGACGACGGCGGTCGCCAAGGGCGACCTGTCCCGCAAGGTCACCGTCCATGTGGCCGGCGAGATGCTTCAGCTGAAGAACACCGTGAACACCATGGTCGACCAGCTGTCGTCGTTCTCCTCCGAGGTGACCAGGGTCGCCCGCGAGGTGGGTACCGAGGGTGAGCTGGGCGGGCAGGCGACCGTGCCGGGCGTGGCCGGGGTGTGGAAGGACCTCACCGACTCCGTCAACACGATGGCGGGCAACCTCACCTCCCAGGTGCGCGGCATCGCGGAGGTGACGACGGCGGTCGCCAACGGCGACCTGTCGCAGAAGGTCCGGGTGAGCGCGCGCGGCGAGGTCGCCCAGCTCGCCGAGACCATCAACCAGATGACCGAGACGCTGCGCACCTTCGCGGACGAGGTCACCCGGGTGGCCAGCGAGGTCGGCGGCGGGGGTGTGCTGGGCGGACAGGCGCAGGTGCCGGGTGCCGCCGGGACGTGGAAGGACCTCACCGACTCGGTGAACACCGTCTTCCGCAACCTGACGACCCAGGTGCGGGACATCGCGCAGGTGACCACGGCGGTGGCCAGCGGCGACATGACGCAGAAGGTCACCGTCGACGTGGCCGGCGAGATGCTCGAACTCAAGAACACCGTCAACACGATGGTCGACCAGCTCCAGTCGTTCGGCTCCGAGGTGACCCGGGTGGCCCGGGAGGTCGGCGTCGAGGGGCGGCTGGGCGGTCAGGCCGAGGTGCCCGGTGCGGCCGGCACCTGGAAGGACCTCACGGACTCCGTGAACACGGCGTTCCGGAACCTGACGGGCCAGGTGCGCGACATCGCGCAGGTGACGACGGCGGTGGCCAACGGTGACCTGTCGCAGAAGGTCACCGTCGATGTCGCGGGCGAGATGCTCGAACTGAAGAACACCGTGAACACGATGGTGGCGCAGCTGTCGTCGTTCGCGGACCAGGTGACGCGGATGGCGCGGGACGTGGGCACGGAGGGCCGCCTCGGCGGTCAGGCGCGCGTCGACGGTGTCTCCGGCACCTGGAAGGAGCTCACCGACTCCGTCAACTTCATGGCGGGGAACCTGACCTCCCAGGTGCGCCAGATCGCCCAGGTGACCACGGCGGTGGCGCGGGGCGACCTGTCGCAGAAGATCGACGTGGACGCGCGCGGCGAGATCCTGGAGCTGAAGAACACCATCAACACGATGGTCGACCAGCTGTCCGCCTTCGCCGAGCAGGTGACCCGGGTGGCCCGCGAGGTGGGCACGGACGGGCGGCTCGGCGGTCAGGCGCAGGTGCCCGGCGTGGCCGGTGTGTGGCGCGATCTGACCGATTCGGTGAACGGCATGGCGGGGAACCTCACCGCTCAGGTCCGTAACATCGCGCAGGTCGCCACGGCGGTGGCGCGCGGTGACCTGTCGCAGAAGATCGACGTGGACGCGCGCGGCGAGATCCTGGAGCTGAAGAACACCCTCAACACGATGGTCGACCAGCTGTCGAACTTCGCGGAGCAGGTGACCAGGGTCGCCCGTGAGGTGGGCACGGAGGGCATTCTCGGCGGCCAGGCCGAGGTGCAGGGCGTGTCCGGTACGTGGAAGGACCTCACGCAGTCCGTCAACGGCATGGCGAACAACCTGACCCTTCAGGTCCGCAACATCGCGGAGGTCACCACCGCGGTCGCCAAGGGCGACCTCTCCAAGAAGATCACCGTCGACGCCAAGGGCGAGATCCTCGAACTGGTCACGACCGTCAACACCATGGTCGACCAGCTGATGAACTTCGGTGACGAGGTGACGCGGGTCGCCCGTGAGGTGGGCACCGAGGGCATCCTCGGCGGACAGGCCCGGGTGCGCGGCGCCACGGGCATCTGGAAGGACCTCAGCGAGAACGTCAACCTGATGGCCAACAACCTGACCAGTCAGGTGCGGAACATCTCCCGGGTCTCGTCCGCCGTCGCGAACGGCGACCTGACGAAGAAGGTCACCGTCGAGGCGCGTGGCGAGGTGGCCGAACTGGCGGACACCGTCAACACGATGGTGACGACCCTGTCCTCGTTCGCGGACGAGGTGACCCGGGTCGCCCGCGAGGTGGGTACCGAAGGCGAACTGGGCGGCCAGGCGCGGGTTCCCGGGGTCGCGGGTACCTGGAAGGACCTCACCGAGTCCGTGAACTCGATGGCGTCCAACCTGACCGGTCAGGTGCGCCAGATCGCCACCGTCACCACGGCCATCGCTAAGGGCGATCTCACCAAGAAGATCGACATCGATGCGCGCGGCGAGATCCTGGAGCTGAAGAACACCATCAACACGATGGTGGACCAGCTGTCCTCGTTCGCCGAGCAGGTCACCAGGGTGGCCCGCGAGGTGGGTACCGAGGGGCAGCTGGGCGGCCAGGCACGCGTCCGCGGTGTCGACGGCACATGGCGCGACCTCACCGAGTCGGTGAACGAGATGGCCGGAAACCTCACCCGTCAGGTGCGCGCCATCGCGGCCGTGGCCACCGCGGTGACCCGCGGCGATCTCAATCTGAAGATCGATGTGGACGCGGCCGGCGAGATCCAGGCGCTGCAGGGCAACATCAACACGATGATCGCCAACCTGCGCGACACCACGGCGACGAACAAGGAACAGGACTGGCTCAAGGGCAACCTCGCCCGGATCTCCGGTCTGATGCAGGGGCGGCGCGACCTCGACGACGTCGCCTCGCTGATCATGAGCGAGCTGACCCCGGTCGTCTCCGCCCAGCACGGCGCGTTCTTCCTGGCCATGGCCACCGGCGACACCGACGCGCTGGGTGCGGAGGGCGACAGGGAGGGGGCGTACGTGCTCCGGATGCGGGGCAGCTACGGCTACTCCGCCGGCTCCATGCCCACGTCCTTCCGGCCAGGTGAGACGCTCATCGGCACCGCCGCGGAGGAGAAGCGGACGATCCAGGTGGACAACGTTCCGCCGGGTTACCTGAAGATCTCCTCCGGCCTCGGTGAGGCGCCGCCCGCGCATGTGATCGTGCTGCCGGTGCTCTTCGAGGGGAAGGTCCTCGGAGTGATCGAACTGGCCTCGTTCCAGCCGTTCACCCATATCCAGCGGGACTTCCTCAACCAGCTCGCGGAGATGATCGCCACGAGCGTCAACACCATCAGCGTCAACACGACCACCGAGAAACTGCTGGAGCAGTCGCAGGAACTGACCGAGCAATTGCGCGACCGCTCACAGGAGTTGGAGAACCGGCAGAAGGCCCTCCAGGCGTCCAACGCGGAACTGGAGGAGAAGGCCGAGCTGCTCGCCCAGCAGAACCGCGACATCGAGGTCAAGAACACCGAGATCGAGGAGGCGCGGCAGGTCCTGGAGGAGCGCGCCGAGCAGCTCGCGGTCTCGATGCGCTACAAGTCGGAGTTCCTGGCGAACATGTCGCACGAGCTGCGTACGCCACTCAACTCGCTGCTTATTCTGGCCAAATTGCTGGCGGACAACGCCGAAGGCAATCTGTCACCCAAGCAGGTGGAATTCGCCGAGACGATCCACGGCGCGGGGTCCGATCTGCTGCAGCTGATCAACGACATCCTCGATCTGTCGAAGGTCGAGGCGGGCAAGATGGATGTCAGCCCGACCCGGATCGCGCTGGTTCAGCTCGTCGATTACGTGGAGGCGACATTCCGCCCGCTCACCGCGGAAAAGGGGCTGGACTTCTCCGTCAGGGTGTCGCCGGAGCTGCCGGCCACGCTGCACACCGACGAACAGCGGCTCCTCCAGGTGCTGCGCAACCTCCTTTCCAACGCGGTGAAGTTCACCGACAGCGGCGCTGTCGAGCTGGTGATCCGGCATGCGGGGGCGGAGGTGCCGAACGCCATCCGCGAACAGCTGCTGGAGGCAGGTTCGCTGCGTGACGCCGATGCCGATCTGATCGCGTTCTCGGTGACCGACACCGGTATCGGGATCGCCTCCAGCAAGATGCTGGTGATCTTCGAGGCGTTCAAGCAGGCGGACGGCACGACCAGCCGCAAGTACGGCGGTACGGGTCTGGGCCTCTCCATCAGCCGGGAGATCGCCCGCCTGCTGGGCGGCGAGATCCACGCGGCGAGCGAGCCGGGACGGGGCTCGACGTTCACGCTGTACCTGCCGCTGCACCCGAGTGAACTCCCGCCGCAGGGCTACCCGCAGATCGGCCCCGGGCCCATCGAGATGCATGGTGCCGGGGTCGAGAGCGGGCGGCTGCCCGAGGCCGGGCAGGGGCTCGGAGAGGGCTTCCCGGACTTCGGACGGGAGATGGGCCAGCAGGGGAGCGGCCACGATCAGAGCGGCGCCGCAGGGCTGTTCAGGCGCCGCCGCAAGGCGCTGGGCGGCTCCGGGCAGCAACCCGCGCTGCCGCAGGCCCCCGCGGCTTCCCAGGCACCCAGGAGCGCTCCGCAGGAGCCCTGGACGCCCGCGGTCCAGGAGGAACCGGCGGTCCGCAGGACGTTCCGGTTCAACGGCGAGAAGGTGCTGATCGTCGACGACGACATCCGGAACGTCTTCGCGCTCACCAGTGTGCTGGAGCAGCACGGACTGGCCGTTCTGTACGCGGAGAACGGGCGCGAGGGGATCGAAGTCCTCGAGCAGCACGACGATGTGACGGTCGTACTGATGGACATCATGATGCCGGAGATGGACGGTTACGCGACGACCTCCGCGATCCGCAGGATGCCGCAGTTCGCCGGGCTGCCGATCGTCGCGCTGACGGCCAAGGCGATGAAGGGCGACCGGGAGAAGGCGATCGAGTCCGGCGCCTCCGACTACGTCACCAAGCCGGTCGATCCTGATCATCTTCTTTCCGTCATGGAGGGTTGGATGCGCGGAGAGTGA
- a CDS encoding two-component system response regulator, which translates to MVPKAKILLVDDRPENLLALEAILSALDQTLVRASSGEEALKALLTDDFAVILLDVQMPGMDGFETAAHIKRRERTRDIPIIFLTAINHGPHHTFRGYAAGAVDYISKPFDPWVLRAKVSVFVELYMKNCQLREQAALLRLQLEGGVPAGANHEKEPAGLLAELSARLAAVEEQAEALSKQLDDESADAGAVATAAHLERKLTGLRRALDALEPGTNGGPSPLTS; encoded by the coding sequence ATGGTGCCGAAGGCCAAGATCCTCCTGGTCGATGACCGGCCGGAGAATCTGCTGGCGCTGGAGGCCATCCTCTCTGCGCTCGATCAGACACTGGTGCGGGCATCGTCAGGGGAGGAAGCGCTCAAAGCGCTGCTCACGGACGACTTTGCGGTCATTCTGCTGGATGTGCAGATGCCGGGCATGGACGGTTTCGAAACCGCCGCGCACATCAAGCGGCGGGAACGGACCCGGGACATCCCGATCATCTTCCTCACCGCGATCAATCACGGTCCGCATCACACCTTCCGGGGTTATGCGGCCGGCGCGGTGGACTACATCTCGAAGCCGTTCGACCCGTGGGTGCTGCGGGCGAAGGTCTCGGTCTTCGTCGAGCTGTACATGAAGAACTGCCAGCTCCGCGAGCAGGCCGCGCTGCTGCGGCTCCAGCTCGAAGGCGGCGTGCCCGCGGGCGCGAACCACGAGAAGGAGCCCGCCGGCCTGCTGGCCGAACTCTCCGCGCGGCTCGCGGCCGTCGAGGAGCAGGCCGAGGCGTTGTCCAAGCAGCTCGACGACGAGTCTGCGGACGCCGGAGCGGTGGCCACCGCCGCTCATCTCGAACGGAAGCTGACCGGGCTGCGCCGGGCGCTGGACGCCCTGGAGCCCGGCACCAACGGCGGACCGTCCCCGCTCACCTCGTAA
- a CDS encoding DNA translocase FtsK, whose amino-acid sequence MASRTSGKGSQGTAGTAKRVGGGPGPAKKAAPAKKAVAKKSAPPKKAPAKKAVAKKAVASRPAPSPTGGVYRLVRAVWLGAAHAIGAMFRGIGRGAKGLDPAHRKDGVALLLLGLALVVAAGTWSNLRGPVGDLVEMLVTGAFGRLDLLVPILLGAIAVRLILYPEKPEANGRIVIGLSALVIGVLGQVHIACGSPGREDGTEAMQDAGGLIGWAASKPLIFTMGEVLAVPLLLLLTVFGLLVVTATPVNAIPQRLRLLGVRLGIVDPVYDPEAEDGCDDERYDEQWREALPARSRRTSRRAEAPEGSDEVYDTDRVEAEALAKRRGRPRRPSVQPAMNRTMDAVDVAAAAAAALDGAVLNGMPPSPVVADLTQGVSVDRERAGTPVPGAREAEPAPRPGERRPGEKASSPSGGVPDLTKPVPERSEPQVLPARAEQLQLSGDITYSLPSLDLLERGGPGKTRSAANDAIVASLTNVFTEFKVDAAVTGFTRGPTVTRYEVELGPAVKVERITALAKNIAYAVASPDVRIISPIPGKSAVGIEIPNSDREMVNLGDVLRLADAAEDDHPMLVALGKNVEGGYEMANLAKMPHVLVAGATGSGKSSCINCLITSVMIRATPEDVRMVLVDPKRVELTAYEGIPHLITPIITNPKKAAEALQWVVREMDLRYDDLAAFGYRHIDDFNHAVRTGKLKTPEGSERELSPYPYLLVIVDELADLMMVAPRDVEDSIVRITQLARAAGIHLVLATQRPSVDVVTGLIKANVPSRLAFATSSLADSRVILDQPGAEKLIGKGDGLFLPMGANKPTRMQGAFVTEDEVAAVVQHCKDQMAPVFREDVVVGTKQKKEIDEDIGDDLDLLCQAAELVVSTQFGSTSMLQRKLRVGFAKAGRLMDLMESRNIVGPSEGSKARDVMVKPDELDGVLALIRGETGS is encoded by the coding sequence ATGGCCTCACGTACGTCCGGCAAGGGTTCCCAGGGCACGGCGGGCACCGCGAAGCGCGTCGGCGGTGGCCCGGGTCCGGCGAAGAAAGCCGCGCCCGCGAAGAAGGCGGTCGCCAAGAAGAGCGCGCCCCCGAAGAAGGCTCCCGCGAAGAAGGCGGTGGCCAAGAAGGCGGTCGCGTCCAGACCGGCGCCCTCACCCACCGGTGGTGTGTACCGCCTGGTGCGCGCGGTCTGGCTCGGCGCGGCCCACGCCATCGGCGCGATGTTCCGCGGCATAGGGCGCGGCGCCAAGGGGCTCGACCCCGCACACCGCAAGGACGGTGTCGCGCTGCTGCTCCTCGGCCTCGCGCTGGTCGTCGCCGCGGGCACCTGGTCGAATCTGCGCGGTCCCGTCGGCGATCTCGTCGAGATGCTCGTCACCGGCGCCTTCGGCCGGCTCGACCTGCTGGTGCCGATACTGCTGGGCGCCATCGCCGTACGGCTGATCCTCTATCCCGAGAAGCCCGAGGCCAACGGCCGGATCGTCATCGGGCTGTCCGCACTCGTCATCGGGGTGCTCGGCCAGGTCCACATCGCCTGCGGATCACCCGGGCGCGAGGACGGCACGGAGGCCATGCAGGACGCGGGCGGCCTGATCGGCTGGGCCGCGTCCAAACCGCTGATCTTCACCATGGGCGAGGTGCTCGCCGTCCCGCTGCTCCTGCTGCTCACCGTCTTCGGGCTGCTGGTGGTCACGGCGACGCCGGTGAACGCCATCCCGCAGCGGCTGCGGCTGCTCGGCGTCCGGCTCGGGATCGTCGACCCCGTGTACGACCCGGAGGCGGAGGACGGGTGCGACGACGAGCGGTACGACGAGCAGTGGCGCGAGGCGCTGCCCGCCCGCTCCCGGCGCACCTCCCGGCGTGCGGAGGCGCCCGAGGGGTCCGACGAGGTGTACGACACCGACCGCGTCGAGGCCGAGGCACTCGCCAAGCGCCGCGGCCGGCCGCGCAGGCCCTCCGTGCAGCCCGCGATGAACCGCACCATGGACGCGGTCGACGTCGCGGCCGCCGCTGCCGCCGCGCTCGACGGCGCCGTGCTCAACGGCATGCCGCCCTCGCCCGTCGTCGCCGACCTCACCCAGGGCGTCTCCGTGGACCGTGAGCGCGCCGGCACCCCGGTGCCGGGGGCCAGGGAGGCGGAGCCCGCGCCGAGGCCGGGCGAGAGGAGGCCCGGCGAGAAGGCGTCCTCGCCCTCCGGCGGCGTACCCGACCTGACCAAGCCGGTGCCCGAGCGCTCTGAGCCGCAGGTGCTGCCGGCCCGCGCCGAGCAGCTCCAGCTGTCGGGCGACATCACGTACTCGCTGCCCTCGCTCGATCTGCTGGAGCGCGGCGGCCCCGGCAAGACCCGCAGCGCCGCCAACGACGCGATCGTCGCGTCGCTGACCAACGTCTTCACCGAGTTCAAGGTCGACGCGGCCGTCACCGGCTTCACCCGTGGGCCGACGGTGACGCGGTACGAGGTGGAGCTCGGCCCGGCCGTGAAGGTCGAGCGGATCACGGCGCTCGCCAAGAACATCGCGTACGCCGTCGCCAGCCCCGACGTCCGGATCATCTCCCCGATCCCGGGGAAGTCGGCGGTCGGCATCGAGATCCCCAACAGCGACCGCGAGATGGTCAACCTCGGAGACGTGCTGCGACTCGCGGACGCGGCCGAGGACGACCACCCCATGCTGGTCGCGCTCGGCAAGAACGTCGAGGGCGGCTACGAGATGGCCAACCTGGCGAAGATGCCGCACGTCCTGGTGGCCGGTGCGACGGGTTCCGGAAAGTCCTCCTGCATCAACTGCCTGATCACCTCGGTGATGATAAGGGCGACGCCGGAGGACGTCCGGATGGTGCTGGTCGACCCCAAGCGCGTCGAGCTGACCGCGTACGAGGGCATTCCGCACCTGATCACGCCGATCATCACCAACCCGAAGAAGGCCGCGGAGGCCCTTCAGTGGGTCGTGCGCGAGATGGATCTTCGCTACGACGATCTCGCCGCGTTCGGGTACCGGCACATCGACGACTTCAACCACGCGGTGCGCACCGGAAAGCTCAAGACTCCGGAGGGCAGCGAACGGGAGCTGTCGCCGTACCCGTATCTGCTGGTGATCGTCGACGAGCTGGCCGACCTGATGATGGTCGCCCCGCGCGACGTCGAGGACTCGATCGTCCGCATCACCCAGCTGGCCCGCGCCGCCGGTATCCATCTGGTGCTCGCCACCCAGCGGCCCTCGGTGGACGTCGTCACGGGCCTGATCAAGGCGAACGTGCCCTCCCGGCTCGCCTTCGCGACCTCGTCGCTCGCGGACAGCCGGGTCATCCTCGACCAGCCCGGAGCCGAGAAGCTCATCGGGAAGGGTGACGGGCTGTTCCTGCCGATGGGGGCGAACAAGCCGACCCGGATGCAGGGCGCCTTCGTCACCGAGGACGAGGTCGCCGCAGTGGTCCAGCACTGCAAGGACCAGATGGCCCCGGTGTTCCGCGAGGACGTGGTGGTCGGCACGAAGCAGAAGAAGGAGATCGACGAGGACATCGGCGACGACCTGGATCTGCTCTGCCAGGCCGCCGAGCTGGTCGTCTCCACCCAGTTCGGCTCCACGTCGATGCTCCAGCGCAAGCTGCGGGTGGGCTTCGCCAAGGCCGGCCGGCTGATGGACCTCATGGAGTCCCGGAACATCGTCGGACCCAGCGAGGGATCCAAGGCGCGCGACGTCATGGTCAAGCCGGACGAGCTCGACGGGGTGTTGGCGCTGATTCGCGGGGAAACCGGTTCGTGA
- a CDS encoding helix-turn-helix domain-containing protein, with the protein MSIGNSPEDDRPSIGRVLQQARIAAGLTVEEISTSTRVRIPIVHAIEDDDFSRCGGDVYARGHIRTLARAVSIDPEPLVSQYDGEHGGRPSPTPAAPLFEAERIRSEPRRPNWTAAMVAAIVAVVGFVGFTFFKGGDEPSTAGRVAEGPTSDKITPKPASSKPADPKPAPSDSAIAAAPQDKVTVKLSASQGKSWISAKDHNGRLLFDGLLQQGQSKTFQDKERVDLVLGDAGSVELFVNGKKVEDQFQPGQVERLSYTKGDPEVG; encoded by the coding sequence GTGTCCATCGGCAACTCCCCCGAAGACGACCGGCCTTCGATCGGTCGAGTGCTCCAGCAGGCTCGAATCGCCGCAGGTCTCACGGTCGAAGAGATCAGCACGTCCACCCGGGTGCGCATCCCCATCGTGCACGCGATCGAGGACGACGACTTCTCCCGCTGCGGCGGCGACGTGTATGCGCGCGGCCACATCCGTACGCTGGCACGTGCCGTCTCCATCGATCCGGAACCGCTGGTCTCGCAGTACGACGGCGAGCACGGCGGCCGTCCCTCGCCCACCCCGGCGGCTCCGCTGTTCGAAGCCGAGCGGATCCGTTCCGAACCCCGGCGGCCCAACTGGACCGCGGCCATGGTCGCGGCCATCGTCGCCGTGGTCGGGTTCGTCGGCTTCACCTTCTTCAAGGGCGGTGACGAGCCCTCGACCGCCGGCCGGGTCGCAGAGGGCCCGACGTCCGACAAGATCACCCCCAAGCCGGCGAGCAGCAAGCCCGCCGATCCCAAGCCGGCCCCCTCCGACAGCGCCATCGCCGCGGCGCCGCAGGACAAGGTGACGGTCAAGCTCAGCGCCAGTCAGGGCAAGAGCTGGATCTCCGCCAAGGACCACAACGGCCGACTGCTCTTCGACGGGCTGCTCCAGCAGGGCCAGTCCAAGACGTTCCAGGACAAGGAGCGGGTCGACCTCGTCCTCGGTGACGCCGGTTCTGTCGAGCTCTTCGTCAACGGCAAGAAGGTCGAGGACCAGTTCCAGCCCGGTCAGGTCGAGCGGCTCTCGTACACCAAGGGTGACCCCGAGGTCGGCTGA